TTAGACAACCGCGATCGCTCCAAAATTCGTGGAGTTTGGCAATAACGGATTGAAAATTCACAGCGCTTGACCTGTTTGTAGATGGGTTTCAGTTACCTAGTCTACGAGGCTCGTTTACATTTTGGTCGCTTTTTTCACAACTCCTCTCGTAGAACATGAGGGGTTAATGAGAAGTGGAGGGTTACAACTGACTCAGCTCCAGCGCAATTGCTCTAATTTACGTTTGGCTTCTGGGTCCAGAGAGTGAGCGAGTAAGCGGCTGGGTGAGCGTTTCTTCGCATTTTGCTTAGAGCGAATTTTGGTGGTGGTGGCCGCCATTTCCTTGACGAGCTGTAGGGCTGACATCCACTCCGCACCATATCCCATCACCGTCAGCTGTTGCGCTCGATCAGATGTTGCCACAATGATCCGAGCCAGTCGAGAGCGAGCTTTGGCACAGTACATCTCAATATAGGTATCTGCTGTTTGGCCATAGTCGGTGTAGTAGAGATCCAGGGATTCCGTAAAAGGTTCGCAGATTCCTTTCTCTTGCCGATTCTGGGCATCAAAAACCAGTCGTGCCTGATATCCTTGAAACGCGCTGTAGTTGGCAAGGGCATCTGCAAGGTGAAGTCTTGCGGTTTCCAGTTCTGGGATATTTTCAAAGATCTCAGCAGAAGCGTGACCGTTCTGGCGTTGTGACCAAACACCAAGGATGTTGTAACCGTCTACTAATAAGATCGGTTGCTCAGAAGACGCCGCCATGCCAATTCGTAAAACTTTTTAATATTGCTTAATCATTCCTTTATTGTGACATTTCTACTGCACTTCCGCAGGTTTATCTGATGGCCGAAGTCTTGGCCGATCTTGTCATTCTCACCAATGGCCCTGGTGAACTTTCTACTTGGGTTCGACCCGTACTGCAAGGGTTAATGATGCGACCTCAGTTTAGTCGAGTGTCTATCTTGCTCTCTCCCTGTCCTCATGCTGGAGGTAATGAGCAGACTGTTGCAGCAACTTTCCCAGGGGTTGATCGGGTGTTAGGACCAGAACAGTTCTTTCCTTTTCTGCTCTGGGGAAAAACGCCCGATGCATGGAAGTGGCATCGACAAGGAGTGGTGGTTTTCTTAGGAGGCGATCAGTTCTATGCCGTAGTGATTGGCAAGCGGCTAGGCTATCGCATCGTTACCTATGCCGAATGGACTCCCCGCTGGTTACCTTGGATTGACCACTGTGGGGTGGCTCAGTCTCAAATTCTAAAAAAGGTCCCGCGTCGGTATCGTTCCAAGGTAACGGTGGTGGGTAATTTGATGACCGATATTCAACCGAGTGCCAATTCTGTCTCTTTTTTAGATCAGTTAGGGTGGCCTCCAGGAACGGAAATAGTCGGGCTATTGCCAGGTTCAAAGCCTTCCAAATTACGGGTGGGGGTGCCCTTCTGCTTGGGAGTGGCAGATCAGCTCCAGCAATATCGACCCCAAACACAGTTCATTATTCCCGTTGCTCCCGGTCTTTCCTTGGCAACCCTATCTCGCTATGCTGACTCCAGCGATAACCCTTTGATTTCGAACTATTTAGGAAATACTGCCACCTTAGTTCAACCAGACCAGGGGCTTCCCTATCTCTCCACGCCTCAGGGCACTAAAGTCTGGCTGTGGCTGCCCAACCCTGCCTATGATTTGCTAGTACATTGCCAAATTTGCCTGACCACTGTGGGTGCCAACACGGCTGAACTAACGGCTTTAATGGTGCCGATGATGGTGATTCTGCCAACCCAGCATCTGGCTGGGGCACCTATTGGGGATGGTTTGCTGGGGCTAGTGGCTCGCCTACCGTTTGTCGGAGAAGTGATTAACCGCTACATCCTGCCGCCAGGGTTTAAGGCTTGGCCTAATATTTGGGCAGATCAAGAGATTGTGCCGGAGTGGGTTGGGCCTTTATCTCCTAAATCCGTTGCTCAATACTTGCAGACCGTGTTAGCTTCTCCATCCCGTCTGCAAGCCATCAAATTGTCTTTGA
The Acaryochloris marina S15 genome window above contains:
- a CDS encoding NYN domain-containing protein, with product MAASSEQPILLVDGYNILGVWSQRQNGHASAEIFENIPELETARLHLADALANYSAFQGYQARLVFDAQNRQEKGICEPFTESLDLYYTDYGQTADTYIEMYCAKARSRLARIIVATSDRAQQLTVMGYGAEWMSALQLVKEMAATTTKIRSKQNAKKRSPSRLLAHSLDPEAKRKLEQLRWS
- a CDS encoding lipid-A-disaccharide synthase, whose product is MAEVLADLVILTNGPGELSTWVRPVLQGLMMRPQFSRVSILLSPCPHAGGNEQTVAATFPGVDRVLGPEQFFPFLLWGKTPDAWKWHRQGVVVFLGGDQFYAVVIGKRLGYRIVTYAEWTPRWLPWIDHCGVAQSQILKKVPRRYRSKVTVVGNLMTDIQPSANSVSFLDQLGWPPGTEIVGLLPGSKPSKLRVGVPFCLGVADQLQQYRPQTQFIIPVAPGLSLATLSRYADSSDNPLISNYLGNTATLVQPDQGLPYLSTPQGTKVWLWLPNPAYDLLVHCQICLTTVGANTAELTALMVPMMVILPTQHLAGAPIGDGLLGLVARLPFVGEVINRYILPPGFKAWPNIWADQEIVPEWVGPLSPKSVAQYLQTVLASPSRLQAIKLSLRDVRGEVGAVSRFAQLVSATLAEEMPFEEYMTQNSP